The window CCGCCTGGCCGATCCGTTCGGCGAGCTGCGGCGTGGCGGAGGTGACAGCCGCCGGAAACCCCGGCAACGCCCATACCTGTACCAGCCAAGCCTGCCACCGCTCCGGCTGCTCGGATGTCAGGTCGGGCCAGGCCGGCACGGTCAGCCCGTCCGGGTAGGCGGCGGCTCTGACCAGGGCCGCGCCCGCCGCAGGAACCATGACACACCACCGGAAGAAATTGGGGGCCCGGCGTCCGTGTGGACGCCGGGCCCGAACGGCGTCGAATCCGTGCTACTTGCCGGAGCAGGCGTTCGACCCGGTGTTACCCGAGCCGCAGTTGTCGTCGGTGTTGGTGGCGTACCCGCCCGTGGCGGGGCCGGCGTCGACCAGGGTGATGTCCAGGTCGAACTCCTCGATTTCCGTGGTCTCCACTCGTTTCCCTTCTCATGCGGGGTTGAAGGTGAGGACGACACGGCTGTGCCGCTTGTCCAGCACCGTCCCGGCCGGCAGGTCGCCGTCGGGAGTAGCCGCGGGCAGCACCTGCAACGCCGGGGACGGCTCGCCGCCGTCCACCCAGTCGCGCATGTGCGCCACCATCCGCTCCGCCGCAGCGGCGGCGTCCGGCCCGTGCGCGCACGCACCCACATCGAACCGGCCGTCGGTCCAGGCCAGCGCCGACCGGTAGGAGAAGGTGCCCTCGTGCAGCGCGGCCGGCGTGCCGAACCGCCACGCGGGCGCCACTACGCCCGCGTCGACCGATTCCTGCTGCGCCGACAGCACCACGAACTGATCCACCTCAGCGGACAGATGCACCGCCAGCCACAGATCCAGATCCGCCAGCACGGTACGGGGCGGCAGACTCACCCCTGCCCAGACCTGCTCACGCGGCTGCGGCAGCAACCCGGCGACCGACTCCGCCGTAATCTGCTCGCCCTCATCCAGCCGCAGATGCACCCCGTCGGCGATGTCGACGTACCGCATCTCGTGCGCCCCGGCGCCCTGCATCGCCACGAACCCACACAGACGCTGACTGTGGCTCACCAACCGGTCACCGACCCGACGCAACGCCCACGACCGGGTCATCCCGAACGTCCGCAGCGGCACTACCAACACGCCGTCCTCGGCGAGCTGCGCGATCCACGACTCCGGGACATCCCACGCCCCCGCCGTCACGATGATCAGGTCGAACCGGCGACGCGGCTCGATCAGCTGCTCGGCGTCGGCGCACACCACCGTCACATCGCCGTAGCCCGCCGCCGCCAAACAGGCCACCGCCCGCTCCGTCACATCCGGATCGATGTCCACCGTCGTCACCGAACCCGACGGGCCCACCAGCTCCCGCAGCAACGACGCGTTGTAGCCACCCGAACCGACCTCCAACACGTGCCGACCGAGCAGGCCGCCGTCGAAGGCGTCAGCAGCCTGACCCAGCATCTCCGCGATCAACCACGGCGCCGACACCGAACTCACGGTCTCCGCACCCCGCCGCTTCGTGATGACCGCGTTGTCACCCCGATACGCCTCCTCCAACGCCACACCCGGCGTGTACAACTCACGCGGCACCGCCCGCAACGCCGCCTCCACCTCCGGCCGCATCGTCAGACCCTTCGCCACATGATCAGCGACCAACCCATCCACCATCGCCGCCCGCAGACCCTCGCTGGTCACCATGTCGACACTCATCCGCTACGCCACTCCCCCACCTGTCACGGCCGCCCACCTGGACGACCCGCTGTGTCTGTTGCTGCCCGATCCCGAAGTCAACTCCGGGACCTCCGTCTGAAGCCCCACCGCTCCCGTAGGTCGCGGAGCCCGTGCGCCACAATCCCCAGACGCCGCCGAGACGCTGAATCACTTGAGGTTGGTCGCATCCACTCAACGCCTGAACGTCGATGTCGAACACCCTCGACACGAAACCTCGACAGCCCCGACCGGCGATTGTCCGGGATCTACGCGCCGATCGCGCGACGCGCCGAGCACCCAGCCAAGGATGACCACGCCGCCTACGCCTACCTCGCCGCAGCCGCTGGCTACACCTTCTCACCGAACATCAGGCACGTCACGGGCTGCCTGCGGTCCACGCGAGCGACGGCTGCGCCCGTACGAAGGAACTCGCGGGCGCCACGCGGACGCAATGCGGGCTGATG is drawn from Micromonospora sp. Llam0 and contains these coding sequences:
- a CDS encoding FxLD family lanthipeptide encodes the protein METTEIEEFDLDITLVDAGPATGGYATNTDDNCGSGNTGSNACSGK
- the fxlM gene encoding methyltransferase, FxLD system, coding for MSVDMVTSEGLRAAMVDGLVADHVAKGLTMRPEVEAALRAVPRELYTPGVALEEAYRGDNAVITKRRGAETVSSVSAPWLIAEMLGQAADAFDGGLLGRHVLEVGSGGYNASLLRELVGPSGSVTTVDIDPDVTERAVACLAAAGYGDVTVVCADAEQLIEPRRRFDLIIVTAGAWDVPESWIAQLAEDGVLVVPLRTFGMTRSWALRRVGDRLVSHSQRLCGFVAMQGAGAHEMRYVDIADGVHLRLDEGEQITAESVAGLLPQPREQVWAGVSLPPRTVLADLDLWLAVHLSAEVDQFVVLSAQQESVDAGVVAPAWRFGTPAALHEGTFSYRSALAWTDGRFDVGACAHGPDAAAAAERMVAHMRDWVDGGEPSPALQVLPAATPDGDLPAGTVLDKRHSRVVLTFNPA